In Pseudomonas fakonensis, one DNA window encodes the following:
- the phnN gene encoding phosphonate metabolism protein/1,5-bisphosphokinase (PRPP-forming) PhnN, whose protein sequence is MQHDASGTLPSPSRLIFLIGPSGSGKDSLIDAVRGELHAGGIEIARRVITRSAEARGEAAHSVSREQFEAMCAAGEFALHWQANGLCYGIPAQVDSWLAGGTAVLVNGSRGHLAEARRQYPGLLAVGLKVSTQALRARLLARGRESNDEIEQRLARNTALPAYDADVHVLDNSTSLEATVQALLGLLREQGLLGNKATGAFAVGDKTTGKAHD, encoded by the coding sequence ATGCAACATGACGCAAGCGGCACATTGCCTTCACCGTCCCGGCTGATCTTCCTGATCGGACCGTCTGGCTCGGGAAAAGATTCCCTCATCGATGCAGTCCGTGGCGAACTGCACGCCGGTGGCATCGAAATCGCCCGGCGGGTGATTACCCGCTCTGCCGAAGCCAGGGGCGAGGCCGCCCACAGCGTGAGTCGCGAACAGTTCGAGGCAATGTGCGCCGCAGGCGAGTTCGCCCTGCACTGGCAGGCCAATGGCCTGTGCTATGGCATTCCTGCCCAGGTGGATAGCTGGCTCGCCGGCGGCACTGCGGTGCTGGTCAACGGCTCTCGCGGCCACCTGGCAGAAGCGCGTCGGCAGTACCCTGGCTTGTTGGCCGTAGGCCTTAAGGTGTCGACGCAGGCCTTGCGTGCGCGGCTGTTGGCGCGGGGGCGCGAGAGCAATGACGAGATCGAGCAGCGCCTTGCGCGCAACACTGCCTTGCCGGCCTATGATGCCGACGTGCATGTGCTGGACAACTCAACGTCGCTTGAGGCGACAGTGCAGGCCTTGCTCGGGCTTTTGCGCGAGCAAGGCCTGCTTGGGAATAAGGCTACGGGAGCATTCGCCGTTGGCGACAAGACAACCGGCAAGGCGCACGACTAA
- a CDS encoding Arc family DNA-binding protein produces the protein MRPMKQAIYSSRTADKFVVRLPDGMRERIAEVARNHHRSMNSEIIARLEQSLIQEGALGDELSMRLDSPELSLHERELLQRFRQLSHRQQNALVALIAHDVEMAADAS, from the coding sequence ATGCGCCCAATGAAACAGGCTATCTATTCGAGCCGCACTGCTGACAAGTTCGTCGTCCGCCTGCCAGACGGGATGCGTGAGCGCATTGCCGAGGTAGCGCGCAACCATCACCGCAGCATGAACTCCGAAATCATCGCGCGCCTGGAGCAGAGCCTTATCCAGGAAGGCGCGCTGGGTGACGAGCTGAGCATGCGCCTGGACAGCCCAGAGCTGAGCTTGCACGAGCGTGAGCTGCTGCAGCGCTTCCGCCAATTGTCCCACCGCCAGCAGAACGCGCTGGTGGCCCTCATCGCTCACGATGTGGAAATGGCCGCAGACGCGTCCTGA